AATCCCCCTTAAGCCGTGAACGAGAACTTTAATCCGCAAGATATTTATCAAGAAGAGGCCATAGATTATAAAGCATTATTTTTTAAACTCTATAGACATTGGTATTTCTTTGTATTAACTATTTTTATTGCTTTAATAATTGCTTTCTTATTTAATAAATATACCAAACCCGTATACGAAGTTTCAACAACGGTATTAGTTGAAGATAGAAATAGTACAGATCCTCAAGCTCTGCTTGGGCTGGGATTTAGAAATAGTATGCAAAATGTTGAAAACGAAATAGGAAAATTAAAGTCTTATAGATTAGCTTATATTGCAATAAAACAACTTCCTTTTGATATTTCATATTATGGCGAAGAAAATTTTATCTCAAAAGAACTTTATAAAGATACTCCTTTTAAAGTAGTTTACGACAAGAAACATGCCCAACCGTTAACTCTTAATTTTAATATTAATATTAATTCTGCCACAAGCTTTACAATGAGTGCCGAAGGTGAAAATATTGATCTTTACGATTATGTTGAAGATAAAAAAATTGAAGGTGACGGTCTTAAACAAATTAAATTAAAAGAAGAGTATTTTTTCGGACAAAATATAGAAACAGAGCATTATAAATTCCGTATAGAACTTACGGATAAGTTTGATGAAGAGAAAGACATAAACAAAAACATGTATTTTGTATTTAATAGTGTTAATAGTCTGGTTTCTAAATATAAAGGCTTTGAAATAGAACCTATTAATAAAGAATCGTCAATACTCGAAATAAAACTAAAAGGAAATAATATTGAAAAATCCGTTGATTTTTTAAATACGCTTACCGAAGTTTATTTATCCAATAATTTAGATAAGAAAAATCAGATATCTCTAAAAACTATCGAATTTATTGATAACCAATTAACCAGTCTAAGTTTAAACTTAGACTCTGCACAGCAAACAATTCAGGATTTTCGTGCCAAAAACGAAGTAATGAATATTGATTATCAGGCGCAACAAACTTTTGAACATATGAAAGAGCTTACGCAAAAAAAAGCGGAGCTTTTGTTAAGTGATAAGTATTATAAAAATTTGCGTGATTATATTCTTCAGGCACAAAACAATATCGACGATATAATTGTTCCCACAGCATTAGGAATTAACGATCCGGTAATTTCAGGATTTGTAAGTAACCTGTCCGCTCTTTACGAAGAACGACTATCATTATTATATCGTACAACCGAAAAAAATCCATCTGTAATTCAGCTCGATTTACAAATAAATAACCAGAAAAGAGCGATGCTGGAAAATATCGATAATATCATTAAAACATCCAAAATTTCGTTAAATGATATTGATGAGCGTATTAAAATTATAACAAGAGAAATAAATAAATTGCCGCTTACACAACGTATGCTGTTCAACATGGAACGTAGCTTTAAGCTGAGCAATACTATGTATGAGTATCTGATTAAAAAACGCTCGGAAGCTCAAATTACAGCAGCTTCAAATCAACCCGATAACGAAATTGTTGACCGAGCAAGGAAAGAATCTGCCGGCTCGCCGGTTTATCCAAAAAAATCGTTAAACTACTTAATAGCATTGGTATTAGGTGCAGTACTTCCTATTGGATATATTATGGGAAAAGATATGCTTAACGATAAGGTTATCGAGAGAAAAGATGTTGAATCGGTTACTAATTTACCTATTATCGGACATACTATTCACTCTAATAAAGAATCTAAGATAGTAGTGGCTACTTCGCCAAAATCTTCAATTGCCGAGTCTTTCCGTTCTATTAGAACTAATCTGCAATACTTGGCTAAGGGAAAAGACCAGCAAACCATTCTTATTACTTCTGATATGGTAGGTGCGGGTAAAACATATACTTCTATTAACTTGGCAAGTATTTATGCTATGTACGGCAAAAAAACCTTACTGTTTGGCTTCGATTTACGTAAACCTAAAATTTATCAAGATTTTGGTTTGTCAAATACCGAAGGTATTTCTTCTTATCTGATAAATAAAAGTTCACTCGAAGATATTATTCAGCCTTCCTCTATAGATAATCTGGATATTATTATGGGTGGTCCTGTTCCTCCAAATCCCGCCGAACTTATTGCCTCGAGCAAAAGCACCGAATTATTTGCCAAAGTAAAAGAGATTTACGATTATATTATTATAGATACGCCTCCCGTTGGTTTGGTAACAGATGCTTTTCTTCTGATGAAATATGCTGATGTAAATCTGTTTATCGTACGTCAAAACTTTACTCATAAAAAAGTATTTGCTTCCATTATTAATGATGTTGAAAGTCGTAAAATACCAAATGTAAATATTCTGATTAACGATGTGCGATTATCAAGAAATGCATATGGCTATGGTTACGGCTATGGTTACGGTTATGGCTATGGTTACGGCTATGGTTACGGTTATGGTTACGGTTATGGCTATGGTTATTATTCGGATGATAAAGACATAGAAAAACCCTCCTTAATAAAACGGGTATTTCAAAAATCATAATACTTAAATTGATATCAAAAGGCTGTCCGAAAAGACGGTCTTTTTTATTTCATAACGAATAGCGGTTAGAATTAAAATAGGGATAAAATTCTGTGTTTATTTCCTTAGAAGATTGATGAATGAAAAATCGTATTCATTCTTTTCTGAAGCTTTGTGCTGCGTTTCACTTTCTATTTCCCAATTTTTCATATTTATCTCAGGAAAATAAACATTAGCATCAAAGCTATGATGGACACGTGTTAAATAAATTCGCTTAACAAAAGGCAATAAGCTATTATATAACTGACCGCCACCTATAATAAAATGTTCTTCGGAATCGCTTCCGTATTTTTCAATAATATCCTCAATAGAAAATATCATTTCGCAATTTTCAAAACGTAAATTTTTATTTTTTGTTAATACAACATTAGTTCTGTTGGGTAATGCTCCTTTAGGTAAAGATTCAAATGTTTTACGACCCATAATAATGGTGTGGGATGTTGTTAAAGCCTTAAATCTTTTTAAATCGTCTGACAGATGCCAAATTAACTTATTATCTTTTCCTATGGCATTATTCTCGGCTACTGCAACTATTATTGATAACATAGACTTATTAATACTTTTAGTGTTAATTTATAATTCCTTACAATGCGAAACTTATCAGCTGCATTCACAAAGATATGTAATTTGCATTGAGTCGTTTTATTAAAACATCTCGAAATTAATCTTCACGCATTTCGCCTTTTAAATTCTTTTCCATTAGTTTTTTGGCTTCTTCTTTAGAAATATCTAAACCTAATATCATCATCATTTTTGTTAGTGCGGCTTCTACCGTTATGTCCTTACCGTTAATTAAGCCCATATCGGCTAAATCGAGACTGGTTTCGTATTTTCCCATTTCTACGGAACCGCCTCTGCATTGCGAAACGTTTACAATTAAAATACCTGCATTAAGTGCAGCTCTTAATTCATTTAAAAACCATTCTTCCGTAGGTGCATTTCCTGCTCCATAAGTCTCCAAAATAACACCTTTTATTCCATCGATAGAAAGTATTGCTTTAACTGTTTTAGGACAAATACCGGGAAATAATCGCAGCACAACAATATTATTATCGAGCTTAGTATTGATTTTTAATCGTTTAAATTTTGGTTTTAAAATATTTTGTTCCCGATATTTAATATAAACGCCAACATCGGCTAATGCCGGATAATTTACCGATTTAAAAGCGTCAAAATTCTCCGCATTAAACTTATGCGTGCGGTTTCCTCTAAATAATTGATTCTCAAAGTAAATGCATACTTCGGGAATCATTGGAATATCGTCAGACTTAGCTCCGGCAATTTCCAAACTGGTAATAAAATTATCTCGTCCATCAGTTCTAACCATTCCCAAAGGTAATTGCGAGCCGGTTATAACTACGGGTTTATTTAAATTGTCGAGCATAAAACTTAAAGCCGAAGCAGTATAACTCATAGTGTCTGTTCCATGAAGAATAACAAAACCGTCATATTTTTCGTAGTTCTCCGAAATAACTTCAACTAATTTTATCCAATAATCCGGACTAATATTTGCCGAATCGATAATAGGATCAAAAGAGTAAGAATCTATTTTAAAGTCAAATAATTCCAATGATGGCATATAATTATACAGCTCATCAAAATTAAACGGACGTAACGAGCCTGTTTCTATATCTTTAAACATCCCAATAGTTCCTCCGGTATAAATAACCAATATGGCTGCTTTCATATCCAAATATTTTATCTATAAATTAAATAATTCTTCAGCATTTGCTGTTGTAATTTCTGCGACTTTATCAATAGAAATTCCTTTTATTTCGGCTAATTTTTTCGCTATAAGCGGAATATATGCCGGTTGATTGCGTTTACCACGATAAGGTGTTGGAGCTAAATAAGGAGCATCCGTTTCTAAAATGAGATGCTTTAGGTCTATATTTTTAATTTGCTCGGATAAACCCGAATTTTTAAACGTTAACACACCGCCTATTCCTAACTTAAAACCATAGTCATTTACAATTTTATGTGCTTGTTCCTCACTACCCGTAAAGCAATGAAAAACTCCTTTTAATTCGGGTGTGTGAATATCATCCAATATATTAAATAGCTCATTGAAGGAATCGCGAGAATGAATAACAATGGGCAAATTATATTTCTTGGCAAGCTTAACCTGAAAACGAAAAGCCTCTTCTTGTTCAGAAAAAAACGTCTTATCCCAATATAAATCTATGCCTATTTCGCCTATGGCAACAAAAGTATTTTCATTTAAAAGTTTCTCTACAATAGCTAATTCCTCTTCAACATTTTCTTTTACCGAAGTGGGGTGTAATCCCATCATAGGGAAACAATTATCAGGATAATCTTTTGAAAGTTGAAGCATTGAGCCGATAGAGAAGCTGTCGATATTTGGCAATAAAAACTTTTCTACTCCAAGACTAATAGCCTCTTCAATTACGGTTGAACGATCCTGATTAAATTCGGCTAAATAAATATGATTATGCGTATCTATAAAAGTCATGGCGCAAAGGTATTTTATTTCTTATAAAAAATAGAAGAGGTGGAAAAAAAGACGTGGAGAGGTGGGTGATGGGTAATCTATTTTGTATTGTTCTTGCTTTTTTGCATCTTTGAAAACCGAAAAGATTTGAGCTAAATTTGATTTTAAAATCATAAGACGCTTTCTCTTTTGTAAATAAAACAGTAACCAAACACATAATTAATGAAAAATTTATCTCTAAAAATTCGCTTTAGTTTTCTTTTTGTATTGACTTTATTATCGGGTATTTCTTTTGCTCAAAGTCTTACAATGGAACAAATTAATGGTATTAAAGCTCGTAATATTGGCCCAGCAGGAATGAGCGGTCGTGTTACGGCTATTGATGTAGTAACTTCAAAGCCCGATATTATTTTTATCGGAACAGCCTCTGGTGGTGTCTGGAAATCTGATAATGGTGGTGTTAGTTGGAATCCCATCTTTGATCATCAGGATTTTGCTTCTATAGGTGCGTTAACCATCGATCAAAGCGCAACAGATGTTATTTGGGTTGGAACGGGCGAAGGAAACCCGAGAAACAGCCAAAGTAGTGGAAACGGTATCTATAAAAGTATGGATGGCGGAAAAACCTGGAAACATATGGGTTTGCCAAACTCGCGTAATATTTATCGTATCCTAATCGATCCAAGAGATTCTAAAACTGTTTATGCCGGTGTTCAGGGTTCTGCTTGGGGTCCCAGCGAAGAGCGTGGTCTTTTTAAAACTACCGATGGTGGAAAAAATTGGAAAAAAATATTATACATAAACGATAGAACCGGAGTTGGAGAATTAATTATGGATCCTTCTAATCCAAATAAGCTTTTTGTTAGTATGTGGCAGTTCGAAAGAGAAGCTTGGTTTTTTAAATCGGGTGGTTCCGGTTCAGGATTATATGTTACTCACGATGCCGGAGAAAACTTTCAACTTTTAACGGAAAAAAACGGTATTCCTAAAGGTGAATTAGGAAGAATAGGATTAGGTATTTCACCAAATAATCCACTCGTTGTTTATGCTTTAGTGGAGTCAAAACATAATGCTTTATACCGATCAGAAGATGGTGGTCAGAAGTTTAAAATGGTTGCCGATAAAAATATTGGCGGTAGGCCTTTTTACTATGGTGAAATTCATATCGATCCCGAAAATGAAAATCGCATTTATAATCTTCACTCTTTAGTTGATGTTAGCGATGATGGCGGCCGTACTTTTAAAACAATGATGCCTTATGCTAAAGCTCATCCCGATCATCATGCTTGGTATATGCATCCAAAAGACGGAAGCTTTATTATTGATGGTAATGATGGCGGATTAACCATGTCGCGCGATAGAGGAAAAACTTGGCGTTTTATACGTAATTTACCTCTTGCTCAATTTTATCATATCAATTACGATATGGAAACTCCTTATAATGTATATGGCGGTATGCAAGACAATGGCTCTTGGCGCGGACCCAGCCAAGTGTATAATGTGCAAGGAATACAAAACGTATATTGGCAAGAATTATCTTTTGGCGATGGTTTTGATGTTGTTCCCGACAGAGTAAATTCTCGTTATGGCTTCACTATGAGTCAGCAAGGAAACGTAATGCGCTACGATTTAGAAACAGGGTTTAGCAAATTTGTTCAACCCGTTCATCCCGATGGTGAAGATTTACGTTTTAACTGGAATGCCGCTATAGCTGCCGATCCTTTTAATAATAATGGTCTTTATTTTGGAAGTCAATATTTACATAAAAGTAGTGATAGAGGCGATACTTGGACAATAATTTCACCCGATTTAACCACTAACGATTCTACCAAACAAAAATCCATGGAGAGTGGAGGTTTAACTTATGATGCTACCGGAGCAGAAAATTATACAACCATTATTGCCATTGCCCCAAGTCCGTTAAATAAAGATATTATTTGGGTTGGTACCGATGATGGAAATTTACAATTAACTACCGATGGAGGCAAAACATGGACAAATAAAATTAAAAATATTAAAGGTGTTCCCGAAGGATCTTGGATTCCACAAATACATCCTTCTACCTATAACGAAGCTGAAGCTTTTGTTGTAATTAACGACTATCGTCGTGATAATTGGGCTCCTTATATTTTTCATACTAAAGACTACGGTAAAAAATGGACAAATATTGTTAGTAAAGAAAAAGTAAAGGGTTATGCTTTATCATTTGTTCAAGATACTAAGGCTGAGAATTTATATTTTGTAGGAACAGAAAGTGGTTTATATATCAGTATTGATGCCGGAAAAACTTTTAGCAAATACACCAATAAATATCCAACTGTTTCTACTATGGATATGAGAATTCATCCACGCGAAAACGATTTAATTATTGGAACTTTTGGACGTGCTGCTTATATTATAGACAATATTGAACCTTTACGAGAATTAGCAAAAGAAGGTCTTGCTTTACTCAAAAAACCTGTTTATCTTTTTCCTATTCCGGATGCAGAAATGAATATATTTAAACAGCCTCCGGGAATGCGATTTGGTGCCGATGCTTTATTTTATGGAGAAAATAAAAAACAGGGAGCAATGATTTCTTATATCGCTAATCCTGTTGAAGGAGTTAAAGACAGCGTTCTTATTGAGATTTTTGATGCTAAAGGTGATTTGATGACTACTATTCGGAAAAGCCCCAAGGAAGGGATTAACCGTTTTTATTGGAGATTCAATAAAAAAGGAGTACGTTTTCCTCAGCAAGCTAAGCCTAAGAATAATTTGCACGAACCAAGAGGTGGTAAGGTATTGCCTGGTGAATATGAAGTGAAGTTATCGTATAATACTAATAGTTGCACATCAAATGTAAACGTAAAATTTGATCATAGGATTGATTATGAAATAAAAAATTTAGAAGCGCGAGCAGCTATGCAAACAGCTTTTAATACCGAAGTAGAAAAGGCAACTAAAGCTGCCGATAAAGTTAGAGATGCACAAACCATTGTTAAAAATCTTTCGACGATTATTAAACCTTTAGAGGGTGATGAAAATAAAGACATAAAAGATTTACATAAAAAGATTTCTAAGCAATTAAACGATTTTGCCGCCTTATTGAAGCAACCTAAAGTACAAGGCATTTTCCGTAATCAGAAACTTCTACCAAATATTTTACGTCAGGCATCTTGGGGATTAATGGCTTATATTGATGCTCCGGGTTTACGTGAGGAATTAGCTGTTAAAAAAGCCCAAGAAGCCATTGATAAATACGTTGGTGATATTGATGCTTTTTTTGCAGGCGAATGGTTAACTTATCAAACAATGATAAAAGAAAAGAATTTGGATTTCTTTTCTTCGTTTGAGAACTAAATTAAAATATTGATTAGTGAGAGTGCGGTTTTATGTCGCACTCCCACTAAAATCAAAAGGAACCTACAATAAGTGAACATTAGCTTTTAAAGATTCTTCTCTAATACTATCGGGCCAAAGACTAACTTGTACCTCACCAATGTGTTGTTTTTTCAACATAAACATTACAACTCTCGATTGTCCAATACCGCCACCAATACTTTGTGGTAATTGATCGTTTAGTAAGAGAGAATGAAAATACAGGTTTTTTCTATCCGAGGCTCCTCTTTCTTCTAACTGATTCAATAAAGTAGTTTTATTAACACGAATCCCCATAGACGAAATCTCAAAAGCGGTTTTTAAAACAGGATTCCAAACTATAATATCGCCATTTAGACCATAATAACCATCTTCATTTTCCGAACTCCAATCGTCATAATCCGGTGCACGACCATCATGAATTTTCCCATCACTAAGTTTACCTCCAATACCAATAATAAAAACTGCACCAAAGGCTTTTGCGATTTCCGTTTCCCTTTCTTTAGCACTTAGTTTAGGATATCTCTCTAATAATTCTTCGGAATGAATGAAAGTGATTTTTGTGGGTAAAACAGCCTGAAGATGAGGATTTACTAAAGCAAGTTGTATTTCGGTAGTTGTAAGAGCCTCGTAAATTTGTTCTACGTGTTTTTTCAAAACACTTAACGATCTGTCTTTTGCACTTATAGTTTTTTCCCAATCCCATTGGTCTACATAAATTGAGTGTATAGGACTATAATCCTCATCCGGACGAAGCGCACGCATATCAGTTAATATTCCTTTTCCCTCTTCTACTTCTAATTCACTAAGACGTATTCTTTTCCATTTTGCCAAAGAGTTTACAACTACAGCACTTTGTTCTTTCAAAGCTTTAACAGGGAATTTAACGGTTCTTTCGCTACCGTTTAAATCATCATTAATGCCTGTGCCGTCCAATACCGCAATAGGTGATGATATTTTTGTCAGATTTAATTGTTTTGATAATTCTTGTGTAAAAATTTCCTTTACAAGACTGATTGCTTCTTCTGTTTTTAAAATGTCGTTTTTCATAATATAGATTGTTTTAGTTTTTTTCAAAAAAAAAGCCTGACCATCGACTGACGGACAGGCTCGATGATGATATAGCACGGCTAAGTATTATTATTTATATTCAAATTGATTTGTTTCATAATAGAACTGTTTTAAAACAAAAAAGCCTTCCGAATTTCGGAAGGCTTTTTTGTTATTTTTTTATATCGTTACACAATAAGCTTCCGTTTTCGCAATGTATTAACATTGGAATTATTATTGGAATTATTATTATGTACACTTGTCATTACTCTCTATTTAGACTACGAATGTAAACTTATTATTTAATTTTTGAAGAAAAATTAAAAGAAAAAATCTAAAAAGTAAAAAATATTTTCTATTCAAAACTTTGTAACGCGTGCAAACGTGCATAAACACCTTGTTTTTTAATTAGCTCTTTATGTGTACCGCGTTCGGTAATTTTGCCATCATTTACAACCACAATTTCATCGGCATTCTTGATGGTAGATAAACGATGAGCTATAACTAAAGAGGTGCGATTTTTCATCAAATTTTCTAATGCGTCTTGTACTAAACGCTCGGATTCGGTATCTAATGCTGAGGTTGCCTCATCAAGAATTAGAATTGGAGGATTTTTTAAAACGGCTCTGGCTATGCTTAAACGTTGTCGTTGACCTCCGGAAAGTTTTTGTCCTCTATCGCCAATATTACTTTGATATCCGTTTTCCATTTGCATAATAAAGTCGTGTGCATTTGCAATTTTTGCCGCAGCAATTACATCTTCTTTACTTACCTTATCTTCAACACCAAGTGCAATATTATT
This DNA window, taken from Bacteroidales bacterium, encodes the following:
- a CDS encoding polysaccharide biosynthesis tyrosine autokinase; the encoded protein is MNENFNPQDIYQEEAIDYKALFFKLYRHWYFFVLTIFIALIIAFLFNKYTKPVYEVSTTVLVEDRNSTDPQALLGLGFRNSMQNVENEIGKLKSYRLAYIAIKQLPFDISYYGEENFISKELYKDTPFKVVYDKKHAQPLTLNFNININSATSFTMSAEGENIDLYDYVEDKKIEGDGLKQIKLKEEYFFGQNIETEHYKFRIELTDKFDEEKDINKNMYFVFNSVNSLVSKYKGFEIEPINKESSILEIKLKGNNIEKSVDFLNTLTEVYLSNNLDKKNQISLKTIEFIDNQLTSLSLNLDSAQQTIQDFRAKNEVMNIDYQAQQTFEHMKELTQKKAELLLSDKYYKNLRDYILQAQNNIDDIIVPTALGINDPVISGFVSNLSALYEERLSLLYRTTEKNPSVIQLDLQINNQKRAMLENIDNIIKTSKISLNDIDERIKIITREINKLPLTQRMLFNMERSFKLSNTMYEYLIKKRSEAQITAASNQPDNEIVDRARKESAGSPVYPKKSLNYLIALVLGAVLPIGYIMGKDMLNDKVIERKDVESVTNLPIIGHTIHSNKESKIVVATSPKSSIAESFRSIRTNLQYLAKGKDQQTILITSDMVGAGKTYTSINLASIYAMYGKKTLLFGFDLRKPKIYQDFGLSNTEGISSYLINKSSLEDIIQPSSIDNLDIIMGGPVPPNPAELIASSKSTELFAKVKEIYDYIIIDTPPVGLVTDAFLLMKYADVNLFIVRQNFTHKKVFASIINDVESRKIPNVNILINDVRLSRNAYGYGYGYGYGYGYGYGYGYGYGYGYGYGYYSDDKDIEKPSLIKRVFQKS
- a CDS encoding dihydrofolate reductase, with translation MLSIIVAVAENNAIGKDNKLIWHLSDDLKRFKALTTSHTIIMGRKTFESLPKGALPNRTNVVLTKNKNLRFENCEMIFSIEDIIEKYGSDSEEHFIIGGGQLYNSLLPFVKRIYLTRVHHSFDANVYFPEINMKNWEIESETQHKASEKNEYDFSFINLLRK
- a CDS encoding asparaginase, with the protein product MKAAILVIYTGGTIGMFKDIETGSLRPFNFDELYNYMPSLELFDFKIDSYSFDPIIDSANISPDYWIKLVEVISENYEKYDGFVILHGTDTMSYTASALSFMLDNLNKPVVITGSQLPLGMVRTDGRDNFITSLEIAGAKSDDIPMIPEVCIYFENQLFRGNRTHKFNAENFDAFKSVNYPALADVGVYIKYREQNILKPKFKRLKINTKLDNNIVVLRLFPGICPKTVKAILSIDGIKGVILETYGAGNAPTEEWFLNELRAALNAGILIVNVSQCRGGSVEMGKYETSLDLADMGLINGKDITVEAALTKMMMILGLDISKEEAKKLMEKNLKGEMRED
- a CDS encoding TatD family hydrolase, whose amino-acid sequence is MTFIDTHNHIYLAEFNQDRSTVIEEAISLGVEKFLLPNIDSFSIGSMLQLSKDYPDNCFPMMGLHPTSVKENVEEELAIVEKLLNENTFVAIGEIGIDLYWDKTFFSEQEEAFRFQVKLAKKYNLPIVIHSRDSFNELFNILDDIHTPELKGVFHCFTGSEEQAHKIVNDYGFKLGIGGVLTFKNSGLSEQIKNIDLKHLILETDAPYLAPTPYRGKRNQPAYIPLIAKKLAEIKGISIDKVAEITTANAEELFNL
- a CDS encoding aspartate--ammonia ligase, translated to MKNDILKTEEAISLVKEIFTQELSKQLNLTKISSPIAVLDGTGINDDLNGSERTVKFPVKALKEQSAVVVNSLAKWKRIRLSELEVEEGKGILTDMRALRPDEDYSPIHSIYVDQWDWEKTISAKDRSLSVLKKHVEQIYEALTTTEIQLALVNPHLQAVLPTKITFIHSEELLERYPKLSAKERETEIAKAFGAVFIIGIGGKLSDGKIHDGRAPDYDDWSSENEDGYYGLNGDIIVWNPVLKTAFEISSMGIRVNKTTLLNQLEERGASDRKNLYFHSLLLNDQLPQSIGGGIGQSRVVMFMLKKQHIGEVQVSLWPDSIREESLKANVHLL